One Halostella salina genomic region harbors:
- a CDS encoding DUF6684 family protein gives MAERYIDRETLLDLTVNIIPLGILAFFFVLFIVVSPWGWDPLFTTLMLGLILWHALLLTLVTWVAGRKIAREERTGETQQPG, from the coding sequence ATGGCCGAGCGCTACATCGACCGCGAGACGCTGCTGGATCTGACGGTGAACATCATCCCGCTCGGGATCCTGGCGTTCTTTTTCGTCCTCTTCATCGTCGTGTCCCCGTGGGGCTGGGACCCGCTGTTCACGACGCTGATGCTCGGGCTGATCCTCTGGCACGCCCTCCTGCTCACGCTCGTTACGTGGGTTGCGGGGCGGAAGATCGCGCGGGAGGAACGGACCGGCGAGACCCAACAGCCGGGCTGA